The sequence below is a genomic window from Bosea sp. F3-2.
TGGCTGAGCGTGTTCACCGTCTTGCAAGTGTTCTGCTCCGCGAGCACGAAACCGTTTGATGAGGTCGAGCATCGTATGAATCGGCCACAAGCCGCCGGCACGCAGCGCACGGGGATGGCGCGTAGCGGTATGGGCGCGAGCATGGATCAGGTGTCGTCCTGGAGCCGCGACATTCGTCTCGTCTCGGGCCTGATCCTGCTGACCTTCGCGACGACGCATTTCCTCAACCATGCCGTCGGCATCTTCGGGGTCGATGCCATGGAGCGCGTCCAGGACTGGCGCTACAATGTCTGGCATTCCCAGATCGGGACGATCGTGCTCTACGGCGCGCTCGTCATCCATCCGGTGTTCGCGTTGCTGCGCGTGGTCCAGCGGCGCACCTTCAAGATGCCGCTGCGCGAGATGCTGCAGATCGCATTGGGCCTCGCGATTCCGCTTCTGCTCGTCGATCACATCGTCAGCACGCGCGTGGTGGGGCATTATTTCGGCGTCGACGAGACCTATCATGCCGTGCTGCGGAGGCTGTGGCCGGACCGTGCCCTGCTGCAGTCGCTGCTGCTGCTGCTGGTTTGGACGCATGGCATCATCGGTATCCATTTCGTGCTGCGCTCGCGCGATGCCTACCGCTATTGGCGCGATCCGTTCCTGCTCGTCTCGATCCTGATCCCGCTGCTTGCGCTCATCGGCTTCACGGTCGCTGCGCGCGAGGCCGGGCACATGGCGCTGCCGCCGGAGCTCGTCAGCGATGCGCAGCGGGCGATGTTCGATCGGGACGTGATGTGGGCGAAGGGCGCGTTCTACGGGCTGGTCGGCGCCTTCGTTCTGTTCGTCGGCATCCGGGAGGTCCGGGTCCGGACCCGGCGTCAGATCACGGTACGCTTCGTCGGCCACGGCACGCGCCGCGTGGCGCCGGGGCCGACGGTGCTCGAGATGTTCCGACGCTTCGGCATTCCGCACGCAGCGCTCTGCGGCGGGCGGGCGCGCTGCGCCACTTGCCGCGTGCTGGTGATGGACGGCATCGACAAGCTGCCATCACCGGGGCCGAACGAGGCCAAATTGCTGCGGCGCATTTCTGCGCCTGAAGGTGTCCGGCTCGCCTGCCAGATCAGGCCGCATGACGACCTGCAAGTACAGATCCTGCTCGCCTCGCGCCTGAACGTCGCCGGGGCGCGCACGCTGCAGCCCGATGATGCCATCAACAAGCGCGGCCTGACGGTGATGGTCGCCGATCTGCGCGCCTTCTCGGCGCTCTCGGAGCGGCAGCTGCCGCGCGAGTTGATCGGCCTGCTCAACCGCTTCTTCGACGAGATGGGCCAGGCGATCACGGCCCATGACGGGCGCATCGACGCCTTCTACGGCGATGGATTCATGGCCGTGTTCGGCCTCGAAGGCTCGCAGGCGCGCGGGGCGCAGGCGGCAATCAGCGCCGCGGCCGACATCGTCCGGGCGGTCGAGGCGCTCAACCGCGAGTTCGGAGCGGCGCTGCCTCTGCCGCTCAGGATCGGGATCGGTATCCATACCGGCGATGCCATCACCGGCGCCGTCGAGAACGACAATCTCGGCCGGCGCGAGATTACGGTCGGCGAAACAGTGATGATCGCGAGCCAGCTCGAAGCGGCGACGCGCCGGGTGCTGGCCGATGTCGTGGTCTCGGAAGACACGATTCGCACGACTGGCCGCAGCTATGCCGGAACGGTGCCGCTCAAGATTGCGATCAAGGGGCGCGAGAAGCCGCTCACGGCCTATGGCTTCGCAAGTGCGCCGGAAATTGCCCGCCGCAAGCGCGATGATGCCGCAATGGCGGCGAGGCCGATGCCGGCTGCTGCGCCGGAGGAAGCATCGGGCGAGGCGGCCGAGCCCGCGGTGGAATCGGCATCCGGGACGGAAGAGGCGAACCGGCGCGATTGAGCCGGCACGCGAGGCTGGCCTTTGCTGCAACGGCTGCCGAGAGGCTGTTATGAACCATGGGGGCGATTTGACGCAGGCGCTTTTGCGCGAATGCAAGGAGTTCGAGGACGCAAACCTTCCGGTTTGCTACGAAGAACGACACGGCATTCGCGCAAAAGCGCCGCGCCCTGCGGGTGAGGTGAAAACGGTGGAGCTGCAGCGTCGCACCGCTTGCCGATACCGACGTATCGGCGGCGCGATGCTCCTCCCATCTCTGTGGTTTTGACCTCATCAAATCGTTCCCATGGTTCATAACAGCCTCTATGGTCCCGCCAGTTTTTGCCGATACCGACGGAACCATGACGCCTGAACCGCCTTGCGAGGCCTTCCACGACCTGCTCCGCGGCATGGCGGCACTGTCCGGCAACCGCATCGTCGCCGATGTCGCGCGCCTCTACGGCAAGGGCGCGCCGCCCGATCTGTCGATCGCCTGCAACCACAAGCAGATCGCTTCCAAGCAGTGGCTTGTCGAGGCGCTCGCCGGGGCCTGCCCGAAACCGTCTGGCCCCGTTTGGGTTCTCGGCGCGTGGTATGGTGTGCTCGGTGCGATGCTGCTCGACGATGCGCGGCTTGCCATCGAGGAGGTTGTGAGCCTCGATGTCGATCCAACCTGCGCGCCGACCGCCGAGATCCTGAACCATCGCCATGTCGCTGCCGGGCGCTTCCGGGCGCTGACGGCGGACATGATGACGCTCGATTTCGCGGCTCAGTCGCCCAAGCCCGGGCTCGTCATCAATACGAGCTGCGAGCATCTCGACGACGTGCCGGGCTGGATTGCGCGTTTGCCGGCCGGCTTGCCGCTCGTGCTGCAATCCAACGACTATTACCGCGAGCCCGATCATCGCAGCTGCGTGCCCTCGCTCGATGCCTTCCGCGAGCAGGCGGGGTTCGCCGAGGTCTGGTTCGCCGGGGCGCGGCCGACAAAGAACTATACGCGCTTCATGCTGATCGGCCGGCGATGACGACAGGCACGGTGCCGCGTATCGCGGTGGCGATGAAGGGCTATCCGCGGCTGTCGGAGACCTTCATCGCACAAGAACTGCTGGGGTTGCAGCAGCGCGGCCTCGCCCTCGAGATCTGGTCGCTCCGGCATCCGACCGACGGCGCCAAGCATCTGATGCACCATCAGATCACGGCGCCGGTGCGCTACCTGCCGGAATATCTGCACGACGAGCCCGGGCGCGTCGCGCGCGGCGTGCTCGGCGCCCTCGCGCAGCCCGGTTTTCGCAAGCTCATTTCGATCTTCCTGCGCGATCTCGCCCGGGACAGGACGCGCAACCGCCTGCGCCGCTTCGGCCAGGCCTGCGTGATGGCGTGCGAGCTGCCGGCCGATATCCGGCATCTGCATGTGCACTACCTGCACACGCCGGCTTCCGTGATCCGCTACGCGGCCCTGCTGCGCGGCCTGAGCTGGTCCTTCTCCGCCCATGCCAAGGATATCTGGACGACGCCCGACTGGGAGAAGCGCGAGAAGATCGCCGATGCCGTCTGGGGCGTGACCTGCACCCAGGACGGCTTCCGCGAGCTTGAGCGGCTGTCCGACCAGCCGGACAAGGTTGAGCTGGTCTATCACGGGCTCGATCTCGCGCGCTTTCCGCCGCCGGCGCCACGCTCCGGCCGCGACGGTTCCGATTCCGCCGATCCCGTGCGCTTCGTCACGATCGGGCGAGCGGTGGCGAAGAAGGGTTTTGACGATCTCCTCGACGCGTTGGCGAAACTGCCCGCCGAGCTGCATTGGCGGCTGACCCATATCGGCGGCGGCGAGATGCTGAAGGCGCTGCAGGAGAAGGCGCGTGCGCTCGGCCTCGGCGACAAGGTCGTCTGGGCCGGGCCGAAGGCGCAGGACGAGGTCATCGCCGCCTTGCGCGCCGCCGACCTTTTCGTCCTGCCCTCGAAGCAGGCAGGCAATGGCGATCGCGATGGCCTGCCCAATGTCGTGATGGAGGCGGCGAGCCAGGCCCTGCCGATCGTCGCGACCGATTTCGCCGGGATCCCGGAATTCGTTCGACATGGCGTCGAGGGGCTTCTGGTGCAGTCCGGCGATGTCGAGGGGCTCGCCGGTGCGTTGGCGGAGCTCGCCCGCGCGCCGCAGCAGCGGGGACAGCTGGGTTATCGCGCGCTGGCGCGGCTGACCGGCTCCTTCTCGGCCGCGGCCGGGCTCGATGGCATCGCTGCGAAGCTGCTTGCTTGCAGTGAAGAGCTGGGATGAGCGCCACCGTCCTTATCGCAGTGACGCATCTGCTCGGCTCGGGCCATCTCGTGCGCGCCGCGAATCTGGCGCGGGCGCTTTCGCGGGATGGTTTCGCCGTCACGCTGGCGAGCGGCGGCATGCGGCTGCGGTCGATGGAGCAGGAGCCCTTCACCTTCGTGCAGCTGCCGCCGGTCAGGACCGAAGGCGTCGATTTCCGCACGTTGCTCGACGAGGCCGGTCAGCCCATCGACCCGGAAC
It includes:
- a CDS encoding class I SAM-dependent methyltransferase encodes the protein MTPEPPCEAFHDLLRGMAALSGNRIVADVARLYGKGAPPDLSIACNHKQIASKQWLVEALAGACPKPSGPVWVLGAWYGVLGAMLLDDARLAIEEVVSLDVDPTCAPTAEILNHRHVAAGRFRALTADMMTLDFAAQSPKPGLVINTSCEHLDDVPGWIARLPAGLPLVLQSNDYYREPDHRSCVPSLDAFREQAGFAEVWFAGARPTKNYTRFMLIGRR
- a CDS encoding adenylate/guanylate cyclase domain-containing protein, with the protein product MNRPQAAGTQRTGMARSGMGASMDQVSSWSRDIRLVSGLILLTFATTHFLNHAVGIFGVDAMERVQDWRYNVWHSQIGTIVLYGALVIHPVFALLRVVQRRTFKMPLREMLQIALGLAIPLLLVDHIVSTRVVGHYFGVDETYHAVLRRLWPDRALLQSLLLLLVWTHGIIGIHFVLRSRDAYRYWRDPFLLVSILIPLLALIGFTVAAREAGHMALPPELVSDAQRAMFDRDVMWAKGAFYGLVGAFVLFVGIREVRVRTRRQITVRFVGHGTRRVAPGPTVLEMFRRFGIPHAALCGGRARCATCRVLVMDGIDKLPSPGPNEAKLLRRISAPEGVRLACQIRPHDDLQVQILLASRLNVAGARTLQPDDAINKRGLTVMVADLRAFSALSERQLPRELIGLLNRFFDEMGQAITAHDGRIDAFYGDGFMAVFGLEGSQARGAQAAISAAADIVRAVEALNREFGAALPLPLRIGIGIHTGDAITGAVENDNLGRREITVGETVMIASQLEAATRRVLADVVVSEDTIRTTGRSYAGTVPLKIAIKGREKPLTAYGFASAPEIARRKRDDAAMAARPMPAAAPEEASGEAAEPAVESASGTEEANRRD
- a CDS encoding glycosyltransferase family 4 protein — its product is MTTGTVPRIAVAMKGYPRLSETFIAQELLGLQQRGLALEIWSLRHPTDGAKHLMHHQITAPVRYLPEYLHDEPGRVARGVLGALAQPGFRKLISIFLRDLARDRTRNRLRRFGQACVMACELPADIRHLHVHYLHTPASVIRYAALLRGLSWSFSAHAKDIWTTPDWEKREKIADAVWGVTCTQDGFRELERLSDQPDKVELVYHGLDLARFPPPAPRSGRDGSDSADPVRFVTIGRAVAKKGFDDLLDALAKLPAELHWRLTHIGGGEMLKALQEKARALGLGDKVVWAGPKAQDEVIAALRAADLFVLPSKQAGNGDRDGLPNVVMEAASQALPIVATDFAGIPEFVRHGVEGLLVQSGDVEGLAGALAELARAPQQRGQLGYRALARLTGSFSAAAGLDGIAAKLLACSEELG